In Serratia marcescens subsp. marcescens ATCC 13880, a single genomic region encodes these proteins:
- the mdtC gene encoding multidrug efflux RND transporter permease subunit MdtC, producing MRFFALFIHRPVATTLLTLAIAISGAIGFRLLPVSPLPQVDFPVISISASLPGASPETMASSVATPLERALGRIAGVNEMTSMSSLGSTRVILQFDLDRDINGAARDVQAAINAAQSLLPTGMPSRPSYRKVNPSDAPIMILTLTSDTYSQGQLYDFASTQLAQKISQTEGVGDVSVGGSSLPAVRVELNPSALFNQGVSLDTVRQAIANANVRRPQGAVENPQQRWQIQANDALKTADAYRPLIIHYNNGSAVRLADVAEVKDSVQDVRNAGMTDAKPAIILAISRAPDANIIETVDRIRAELPALQENIPASIQLNVAQDRSPTIRASLAEVEQSLAIAIGLVILVVFIFLRSGRATLIPAVAVPVSLIGSFAAMYLCGFSLNNLSLMALTIATGFVVDDAIVVLENISRHVEAGMKPINAALLGAREVGFTVLSMSVSLVAVFIPLLLMEGLPGRLFREFAVTLSVSIGLSLIVSLTLTPMMCAYLLRHQPPRSQRRARGFGKMLLALQQGYGRSLNWVLGHSRWVLAVFLATVALNVWLYISIPKTFFPEQDTGRLMGFIQADQSISFQAMRGKLEDFMKIVREDPDVENVTGFTGGSRTNSGSMFISLKPLSVRSDDAQKVIARLRARLAKEPGASLFLMAVQDIRVGGRQANASYQYTLLADDLAALREWEPKIRTALAALPELADVNSDQQDKGSEMDLVYDRETMARLGISVSDANNLLNNAFGQRQISTIYQPLNQYKVVMEVAPPYTQDVSSLDKMFIINNEGKAIPLSYFASWRPANAPLSVNHQGLSAASTVSFNLPDGGSLSDATAAIERTMTQLGVPSTVRGAFAGTAQVFQDTLKSQLILILAAIATVYIVLGVLYESYIHPLTILSTLPSAGVGALLALELFGAPFSLIALIGIMLLIGIVKKNAIMMVDFALEAQRNGGISAREAIFQASLLRFRPIMMTTLAALFGALPLVLTSGDGAELRQPLGITIAGGLVMSQLLTLYTTPVVYLYFDRLQAKFRRNKQLAPLPH from the coding sequence GTGAGATTCTTCGCCCTGTTCATTCACCGGCCGGTGGCCACCACCCTGCTGACGCTGGCCATCGCCATCAGCGGCGCGATCGGCTTTCGCCTGCTGCCGGTGTCGCCACTGCCGCAGGTGGATTTTCCGGTGATTTCGATCAGCGCGTCGCTGCCGGGCGCCTCGCCGGAAACCATGGCGTCTTCGGTGGCGACGCCGCTGGAACGCGCGCTGGGCCGCATCGCCGGGGTTAACGAAATGACGTCGATGAGCTCGCTCGGCAGTACCCGAGTCATTTTGCAGTTCGATCTCGATCGCGACATCAACGGCGCCGCGCGCGACGTGCAGGCGGCGATTAACGCCGCGCAAAGCCTGCTGCCGACCGGCATGCCGAGCCGCCCCAGCTACCGCAAGGTCAACCCTTCCGACGCGCCGATCATGATCCTGACGCTGACCTCGGACACCTACAGCCAGGGGCAGCTTTACGATTTCGCCTCCACCCAGCTGGCGCAGAAGATCAGCCAGACCGAGGGCGTCGGCGACGTTTCCGTCGGCGGCAGCTCGCTGCCGGCGGTGCGGGTGGAGCTGAACCCTTCGGCGCTGTTCAATCAGGGCGTGTCGTTGGACACCGTACGGCAGGCCATCGCCAACGCCAACGTGCGCCGCCCTCAGGGCGCCGTGGAAAACCCGCAGCAGCGCTGGCAGATCCAGGCCAACGACGCGCTGAAAACCGCCGATGCTTATCGTCCGCTGATCATTCATTACAACAACGGCTCGGCGGTGCGTTTAGCCGACGTGGCCGAGGTCAAAGACTCGGTGCAAGACGTGCGCAACGCCGGGATGACCGACGCCAAACCGGCGATCATTCTGGCCATCAGCCGCGCGCCGGACGCCAACATCATCGAAACCGTCGATCGCATTCGCGCCGAGCTGCCCGCCCTGCAGGAGAATATCCCGGCCTCGATTCAACTCAACGTCGCGCAGGATCGTTCGCCGACCATCCGCGCGTCGCTGGCCGAGGTGGAACAGTCGCTGGCGATCGCCATCGGGCTGGTGATCCTGGTGGTGTTCATCTTCCTGCGCTCCGGGCGCGCCACGCTGATCCCGGCGGTCGCCGTACCGGTGTCGCTGATCGGCTCGTTCGCCGCCATGTATCTGTGCGGGTTCAGCCTCAACAACCTGTCGCTGATGGCGCTGACCATCGCCACCGGCTTTGTGGTGGACGACGCCATCGTAGTGCTGGAAAACATTTCCCGCCACGTCGAGGCCGGCATGAAACCGATCAACGCCGCGCTGCTGGGCGCGCGGGAGGTCGGTTTCACCGTGCTGTCGATGAGCGTTTCGCTGGTGGCGGTGTTTATCCCGCTGCTGCTGATGGAAGGCCTGCCCGGCCGGCTATTCCGCGAGTTCGCCGTCACCCTGTCGGTGTCGATCGGGCTGTCGCTGATCGTCTCGCTGACGCTCACGCCGATGATGTGCGCCTACCTGTTGCGCCACCAGCCGCCGCGTTCGCAGCGGCGGGCACGCGGCTTCGGCAAAATGCTGCTGGCGCTGCAGCAGGGCTACGGGCGCTCGCTGAACTGGGTGCTCGGCCACTCGCGCTGGGTGCTGGCGGTGTTCCTCGCCACCGTTGCGCTCAACGTCTGGCTGTATATCAGCATCCCGAAAACCTTCTTCCCGGAACAGGATACCGGGCGTCTGATGGGCTTTATTCAGGCCGACCAAAGCATTTCGTTCCAGGCAATGCGCGGCAAACTGGAAGACTTCATGAAAATCGTGCGCGAAGATCCGGACGTGGAAAACGTCACCGGTTTTACCGGCGGTTCGCGCACCAACAGCGGTTCGATGTTCATCTCACTGAAACCCCTGTCGGTACGCAGCGACGACGCGCAGAAAGTGATCGCCCGCCTGCGCGCCCGCCTGGCCAAAGAACCGGGCGCCAGCCTGTTTTTAATGGCGGTGCAGGATATCCGCGTCGGCGGCCGGCAGGCCAACGCCAGCTACCAATATACGTTGCTGGCGGACGATCTCGCCGCGCTGCGCGAATGGGAGCCGAAGATCCGCACCGCGCTGGCCGCATTGCCCGAGCTGGCGGACGTCAACTCGGATCAGCAGGATAAAGGCTCGGAGATGGATCTGGTCTACGATCGCGAAACCATGGCGCGCCTCGGCATTTCGGTGTCCGACGCCAACAACCTGTTGAACAACGCCTTCGGCCAGCGACAGATTTCGACCATCTACCAACCGCTCAACCAATACAAAGTCGTGATGGAAGTGGCGCCGCCCTACACCCAGGACGTGAGCTCGCTGGACAAAATGTTCATCATCAACAACGAAGGCAAAGCGATACCGCTCTCCTACTTCGCCAGTTGGCGGCCGGCCAACGCGCCGCTGTCGGTCAACCATCAGGGGCTGTCCGCCGCCTCGACCGTCTCCTTTAACCTGCCGGACGGCGGCAGCCTGTCGGACGCCACCGCGGCAATAGAGCGCACCATGACTCAGCTCGGCGTGCCGTCCACGGTGCGCGGCGCTTTCGCCGGCACCGCCCAGGTGTTCCAGGACACCCTGAAGTCGCAGTTGATCCTGATCCTGGCGGCGATCGCCACGGTGTATATCGTGCTCGGCGTGCTGTATGAGAGCTATATCCATCCTCTGACCATCCTTTCCACGCTGCCTTCCGCCGGCGTGGGGGCGCTGCTGGCGCTCGAGCTGTTCGGCGCGCCGTTCAGCCTGATCGCGCTGATCGGCATCATGCTGTTGATCGGCATCGTGAAGAAAAACGCCATCATGATGGTCGACTTCGCGCTCGAAGCGCAGCGCAACGGCGGCATCAGCGCCCGCGAGGCGATTTTCCAGGCCAGCCTGCTGCGTTTCCGGCCGATCATGATGACCACGCTGGCGGCGTTGTTCGGCGCGCTGCCGTTGGTGCTGACCAGCGGCGACGGCGCGGAGCTGCGCCAGCCGCTCGGCATCACCATCGCCGGCGGCCTGGTGATGAGCCAGCTGCTGACGCTGTACACCACCCCGGTGGTCTACCTTTACTTCGACCGGCTGCAGGCGAAGTTCCGCCGCAACAAGCAACTGGCTCCGCTGCCCCATTAA